In Candidatus Krumholzibacteriota bacterium, the sequence CGGTCGGCGATCGCCTCGTAGACGATGTCGAGCGAGTCCTCGTGCGCGAGATCCGCGGCGCCGGCCTCGGTCTCGTGCGGGCGATAGAGATGAAGGAGCTTGCGCAGGGCGTCGCTCATCACGAGCCCCCACCAGCCGAGCTTGAGGAGCGGCCCGGCCATCCGGCCGAGCCCGCCGTAGCCGTTCGCGCTCGTCGGCGAGATGACGATGGCCTCCTCCATGCCCATCTCCTCGAGGACGCGCTCGGTGAAGGGCGCGTACTGCCCGAACCGGCAGGGGCCGCCGGCGGTCGGCATGAAGAAGGCCGTCTTCGCCGGATCGAAGCCGGGGCGCTCGGTCACCTTGAGGAAATTGCCGAGCGTCACCCGCGCGGGGAGGCACTCGTCCCCCGAGGTGTGCCGGCCGGCGAGCTCGTACGTCAGCTCGTCGCCCTGGGGCACCACGTCGGCCTCTACCCCGAGATAGCGGAACGCCGCCGCGAGTGCGCGGGCGCCTCCGTAGGACATCCGGGGGATCCAGAGTCGGCGCCCCGAGAGGGGGATGCCGCCGTCTTCCACCATCTGAGCACTCCTTTGCTGTCGAGGTAC encodes:
- a CDS encoding CoA protein activase — translated: MVPQGDELTYELAGRHTSGDECLPARVTLGNFLKVTERPGFDPAKTAFFMPTAGGPCRFGQYAPFTERVLEEMGMEEAIVISPTSANGYGGLGRMAGPLLKLGWWGLVMSDALRKLLHLYRPHETEAGAADLAHEDSLDIVYEAIADRTVPMSRKLGRGIEAMEACRDRFRRVPVDFGHETMLVGVVGEIFCR